One Haloarchaeobius amylolyticus DNA window includes the following coding sequences:
- the cas2 gene encoding CRISPR-associated endonuclease Cas2, which produces MRIVITYDIHDDSNRRRVYQTLQRYGAWRQFSVFEAEVSKTERIKLRDELENHIETTDGDRIRIYRICSSCQDDITDLGNTPPDNQSNVI; this is translated from the coding sequence ATTCGAATAGTAATTACCTATGATATACATGACGACTCAAACCGAAGACGAGTGTACCAAACCCTCCAACGATATGGTGCATGGCGGCAGTTCAGTGTTTTCGAAGCTGAGGTCTCGAAGACTGAACGCATCAAACTCAGGGACGAACTTGAAAATCACATCGAAACAACAGACGGTGACCGAATCAGAATATACCGAATTTGTAGCTCATGCCAAGACGATATCACTGACCTCGGAAACACCCCGCCTGACAACCAATCCAACGTCATCTGA